The genomic interval GCTGACATTAGAGGGGTCGGGAAACGGTGTTCATTTCTACCTGACACCGAATATATCCATGCTGGCAGAGGCACAGGTACGGCTTTAGTCCAAGCTTCGTAGACTCCTTACTTTGATAATGCCCCTAAGGAGTTAAATAATAATCCTTAGCGAAACTCTACAGCCTCGTATGTGGTGTCTGGTGTTTATTCGAAAAAAGTGTTAAGTATCACTTTTTATAACCTATATTGTGTAAGAAAATACTTGATCTACTTAAAGaggcactcttactcccaaataagattttccacaattaataaaattgttttaatatacaaaaagaaatgattaaatgttgaaaacaatggtttttatgaaagATACTGAGTTGATTTTTGAAAGGAAGGTGCAGAAAAAAACGACatatctaccttatgaaacgataGTGGATcccagttaatcttttagcactcaccaatcatttaaaaaaatgcgttttcagctatttaatacacggtaacaatcttgttatcagtaattaacatttaccacatatgcattttttagaaggtagttaaaggtttatcactcaaaatttatgtttgttatacatgtgtttgtattgattttaaataatagtgtcactttaaatgatataattcaattaCTCTTAAAAGCCATCTTAACCCCAAAGTTTTCAAAAGTTTTGACTACATTTCGAAacccgccatttttttatactgttaTCATGCTGGATTTTAAATAGCAGTTTATACATATGTCTCTGTAATACCCAACTGCCTCTTTaacatacaaacacaataaCCAAGTCATGCCAGTCACGTCTAAAAAAGCTTAAGAAATGAAaccagtatgtgtataccacgtgataatgtgcgtcataaatgctacgtctgAAGGCAATATTTCGATTTGAAAAtggactttaaacaaagataacttcactatttcttaaTATTCTATTCTAAGACTTCTATTacatcttaaagggactgtacaaagggaataaattctactaggtagacatacctagtaatcttttttaatggaaaaatacgaaaaaaaactgcgaaaaataaataaattataaactatgtggtacttcagttagtaagtttcaatgcattgtacacgtcgatgccaagtttatgttagttttcgacaattttctttcttttttcgctatttcatcatacgaaGTACAGCCCCTTTACAATTAGttctttcaatatttgtattgaaatgacTTTTTTTTTGTTACACACAAAAATTTAAGATCGAATCGTCAATATCGACATGCAAATAAATCTGGTCCACACAAAATaactattgaaatattttttttaaaaaaagcacgcacgatatttttataaatttaatatagttttggtgtaaaatatgctatttaaaaaaaacacgaaaaatcTTACCCATATTTTTGACCGTCAACAGGTATGGTCTGACGCCGCTGTACAGATCTTCTACTCCCTCAGCGCCTGCTCTGGAGGACTGATAGCCATGGCCAGTTACAACAACTTTAACAATAATGTTCTCAGGTATACAGTGTTTATCAATGTTATAATGTTCAACCATTCCAAAGTTACCAGtcgaaaaatatgcaaatcggTAAGAATTAACTTGAactattatttttctttaacaatTATACGATCGGCGAAGCATAATATGGTGAATGACAATACAATTGCATCGTCACAAGAAAGTCACAGGACAAAAAAGACATGGCtaagaacataaaaacatgcatttggAACTTTACTTAAATACTATGTTATTAACACGATCTTAAATTAATTCTGCTCGCCAAATGTGTATAACCTATAGGgttactccccccccccctcccctccccGAATTAAGAATATGTGCTGTAATTTTACCTTACCTTTCCAGAGATACATTCCTGGTTCCTATTATAAACTGTGGCACGAGTTTCTACGCGGGTTTCGTTATCTTTGCTTCTCTCGGGTTCATGGCGGAACAGAAGGGAGTCAGTGTTGGAGATGTCGCCGCCGGAGGTAGGAGGATAATTACAATTTACATGACGCTGAACccaccctgatataaatattcgtAGCtgttaaagttgcactctcacagataaaaccatttttagaactttattatttttggtcTTTGGAAAGaccaaatttttgcgtaaatactgtaaaccaattttatgagactgctgacaaaagatcagatcgcagatatttatatttccgttaaaccgttattaacggtttaagaaaaaaccACAACATATcaattgaacttaaatataaaaatctgcgatataatttttgtcagtagtcttatataactggtttccgcaggttttgcaaaaattggctcgttccaagacaaaaaatcaaaacaagtctaaaagttcaatctgtgagagtgcagctttaagggcgTTTCACATGGCAAAAGTTGGGTTGAAGGTCCAACACATAATATGTTgcgatttttttaatttacttttgtGGAGTTATATTtagcaaacataataaaaacatccTTCATATGTGTAAAAGTAATAAGGAGTTAAGGATTTTTTTGGGAGATatgattttatcagattttctATGAAATTAGTATGTTCTCTGTGTCAAAATTTTTAAGACTTTCCGACCAACAATCTTTTATGACTTTTTAGTGACTGCTTCTATTAAAAAGGAAGAAGATACTAGCATTTTTGTTACCAGGAAATGGAATTAAatatctgttttcattttttttattgactaTCTTTCTTATGTGAGAGAAAACATCGTCAAGAAACCGCAATACATTATCGGTAGTATAGagcattttgaaatacattcatATTGTCCACAGTCTTTACTGGAAAAtgagactataagtatcttccatggccgagagtgtaagataggttcatcacgatggatggatggatggatggatggatggatggatggatggatggatggatggatgggatgggatgggatgggatgggatgggatgggatgggatgggatgggatgggatgggatggatggatggatggatggatgggatggatggatggatggatggatggatggatggatggatggatggatgggatgggatgggatgggatggatggatggatggatggatggatggatggatgggatgggatgggatgggatgggatgggatgggatgggatgggatggatggatggatggatggatggatggatggatggatggatggatggatggatggatgggatgggatgggatgggatgggatgggatgggatgggatggatggatggatggatggatggatggatgatggCAAGGATGGATGGGAAGATGGCAAGGATGGATGGATATGTGTTAATGTCAAAAGGCACTGCGTTTCATCCAACCCtttctatttttataacattatcgttgaacatttgtttccataaaatgtatagaatgtgattgtatgcattatttcgaaatatgataaaactgtttatttaacatCTGATATATGTGTTCATACCTACATATTCAGATCATGATACAAAAGCtaaatgataatgtaaaataGCACCGTAACTGCCATCGTCATTCTTATGAATGGTTTTGGGTATTTAAAAGATCCCTTTCCCTCGTAATTGTTATATTTGAGCAAATGAACTCTATGTTTTCCCCAGGTCCTGGCCTTGCGTTCATAGCGTACCCGGAAGCAATCGCCCAGATGCCTGTTGCCCCAGTGTGGGCCATCCTCTTCTTCCTTATGATGCTCATGTTGGGCTTCAGCTCACAGgtattttacaaacttttatGCGACACACATTGTGACTGAAATATCTGATTCTTAACGTAAATGTTGAGTGACAAATTTTCATAActtacaacaacaatgataataacaacaacaataacaacagcagcagcaacaacaacaaaaccactactactactactactactactactactactactactactactactactactactactactactactctactactactactactactactacaactactactactactactactactactactactacaactacaactactactactactactactactactatactactactactactactactactactacaactactactactactactactactactactactactactatactactactactactactactactacgtttaataagacaataataaaatatagtaatttaaatgatgatgatgatgatgatgatgatgatgatgatgatgatgatgttgatgataataataataataataataataataataataataataataataataataataataataataataataataataatgatgccTAGAAAAGAGGGGTCTGTTGCATATATATAACTACATGCTTAGTTTGGTTAAATATGTTGTTGATCGTTTGATACCACAccatgatttttatttcagttctCTATTGTCGAGACCGTGTTGACGGGTTTGATTGACGAATTCCCCTCCATCGCTCACAACAAAGTGTACACCATCCTGTTTCGGGCGGGCTTCTGTGCCTTTGGGTTTTTCATGGGTCTACCAATGGTCACGGGGGTAAGTGCTTTCTCCAGGGATGCTTTTTGGCCGATTATTGTTGTGTGTGCACAGTTTAGCAATAAGGACAATGAAGCTATGAGCAACCTAGCTGTTTGGGAGTCGAATTTCTTAATAGTATGTCAtttctaaatatattatttttatatttaggcGGGCTTCCATTTGCTGGATCTGGTTGACAACGCTACTGGTGGATTCCCGCTGCTGTTCGTGGGATTCTTTGAAATTGTTGCTGTGATCTACATTTACGGTACAGTAACTTGTCAGTTTTACACtgttacatttaatttatatttatatttcacaacgattgtgaagaaagttatataaactTTAGCCAAGTCACTATCGTTGGCACGATATTGCGCGAGATTGTGGCCTTGTTTTGTATGGTAAACTGGAGTGtcacccggagaaaacccacttgtccggcttggtgaccacaaacttACCTAATAGACGCCTGTGCCTGGAATCGAACGCGGTACGACTTGATAGTTAGCAATTGTTCTTACAAATGTTAACCAGACGACGACCCCACACAGCACGTAACTCTTTTCAAGGCCGCATGCAATGAAAAGTTTTGAATCCAATCGAAACTGCTGTTTACAATCTTTGTGTGTAGCGTATCTTCCAGAAAGATCTCCCTTTCCTTGTGTATTTGATAgtgtttaacattttacattgttccttttcataaatattttttttcgaaatgaaGAATATTTCTTTGCGTCTAGTCCGATTATTTTCAGAACCATTTGTTGACAAAAAGGagactttttaacattttgattataTCATTTTGGCATTATTGtcgtgtttttttctcaaaattgacTCTACTTCGTGTATAAATCGAAACACGAAATGAGAGGACAGCTTGGAAACAGTTAACATAGCAGCTAAGATTACCTGTCGTTGTCTttagtgatatatatatatatataatctgtGATACAATTGTTTTCCCAAGCTATTTAGATATTGAATACACCGAATATTAAAAGTTTTCCTTTTCCACCTTTCAGGATTCACGAAATTCAGGAAGGACATATTGATGATGCTTGGAACTACAAACACACTGAAGATGTTCGCCAACGGGGCTTTCTACTATTTTGCCCCTATGTGGTGCTTCTTTACCCCCCTGTGTTTGTTGGTAAGTGTCCATGTTGGAGTGTTTGTTGGTAAGTGTCCTTGTTTGTTGGTAAGTGTCCTTGTTGGCGTGTTTGTTGGTAAGTGTCCTTGTTGGCGTGTTTGTTGGTAAGTGTCCTTGTTTGTTGGTAAGTGTCCTTGTTGGCGTGTTTTGGTAAGTGTCCTTGTTTGTTGGTAAGTGTCCTTGTTGGCGTGTTTGTTGGTAAGTGTCCTTGTTGGCGTGTTTGTTGGTAAGGCGTGTTTGTTGGTAAGTGTCCTTGTTGGCGTGTTTGTTGGTAAGTGTCCTTGTTGGCGTGTTTTTTGGTAAGAGTCCTTGTTGGCGTGTGTGTTGGTAAGTTGGTGTGTTTGTTGGTAAGTGTCCTTGTTGTCGTGTTTGTTGGTAAGTTGGTGTGTTTGTTGGTAAGTGTCCTTGTTGTCGTGTTTGTTGGTAAGTGTCCTTGTTGGCGTGTTTGTTGGTAAGTGTCCTTGTTGGCAGGTTTGTTCGTTGttaagtgtgttttttattaaatgaaatgttgtaacatgtgttttattggtAGGTGTGTTTGTTGGAATGTGTATTAGCTGTTTAGTGTGCTTGTTGGTAAGAGTGCTTGTTGGTAAGTGTGTTTGTTggtatgtgtgtttttattaaataacatattgtaaAGTGTGTTTTATTGGTAGGTGTGTTTGTTGATAAGTGTGTGTGTTGATATTTGTTGGTAAGTGTGTTTGTTGGTAACTGTGTTTGTTGATAAGAGTGCTTGTTGGTAAGTGTGTTTGTTGGtaagtgtgtttttattaaataaaatgttgtaaagTGTGTTTTATTGGTAGGTGTGTTTGTTGAAAGTGTGTTAGCTGTTTAGTGTGTTTGTTGATAAGTGTGCTTGTTGATAAGTGTGTTTGTTGGTAAGTGTGTTGTGTGGCAAgtgtgcttgtttgtgtgtttgttggtAAGTGTGTTTGTTGGTAAGTGTGCTTGTTAAGTGTGTTTGTTGGTAAGTGTGTTTGTTGGAATGTGTGTTagctgtttaatgtttttgttggCAAGTGTGCTTGTTTGTTAAGTGTGATTGTTGGTAAATGTCCTTGCTGGAATGTGAGTTAGCTGTTTAGTGTATTTGTTGGTAAGTGTGCTTGATGGAAGGTGTGTGAGCTGTTTAGTGTGTTTGTTGGTTAGTGTGCTTGTTGGAAGGTGTGTGAGCTGTTTAGTGTGTTTGTTGGTAAGTGTGCTTGTTGGTAAGAGTGTTTGCAGGAAGGTGTGTGAGCTGTTTAGTGTGTTTGTTGGTAAGAGTGTCTGCAGGAAGGTGTGTGAGCTGTTTAGTGTGTTTGTTGGTAAGTGTGCTTGTTGGAAGGTGTGTGAGCTGTTTAGTGTGTTGTTGGTAAGTGTGCTTGTTGGAAGGTGTGTGAGCTGTTTAGTGTGTTGTTGGTTAGTGTGCTTGTTGGAAGGTGTGTGAGCTGTTTAGTGTGTTTGTTGGTAAGTGTGCTTGTTGGTAAGAGTGTTTGCTGGAAAGTGTGTGAGCTGTTTAGTGTGTTTGTTGGTAAGTGTGCTTGTTGGTAAGTGTGTTTGCTGGAAGGTGTGAGCTGTTTAGTGTTGTTGGTAAGTGTGTTTGCTGGAAGGTGTGAGCTGTTTAGTGTGTTTGTTGGTAAGTGTGCTTGTTGGAATGTGTGTGAGCTGTTTAGTGTGTTTGTTGGTAAGTGTGCTTGTTGGAATGTGTGTGAGCTGTTTAGTGTGTTTGTTGGTAAGTGTGCTTGTTGGAAGGTGTGTGAGCTGTTTAGTGTGTTTGTTGGTAAGTGTGCTTGTTGTGGAAGGTGTGTGAGCTGTTCAGAGTGTTGTTGGTAAGTGTACTTGTTGGAATGTGTGTGAGCTGTTTAGTGTGTTTGTTGGTAAGTGTGTTGCTGGAAGGTGTGAGCTGTTTAGTGTGTTTGTTGGTAAGTGTACTTGTTGGAATCTGTGTGAGCTGTTTAGTGTGTTTGTTGGTAAGTTTGCTTGTTGGAAGGTGTGTGAgctgtttagtgtttgttgGTAAGTGTGCTTGTTGGAAGGTGTGTGAGCTGTTTAGTGTGTTTGTTGGTAAGTGTGCTTGTTGGTAAGTGTGTTTGTTGGTAAGTGTGTTTGTTGGCAAGTGTGCTTGTTAGTGTGTTTGTTGGTAAGTGTGCTTGTTGGCGTGTTTGTTGGTAAGTGTCCTTGTTGGCATGTGTGTGAGCTGTTTAGTGTGTTTGTTGGTAAGTGTGCTTGTTGGAAGGTGTGTGAGCTGTTTAGTGTGTTTGTTGGTAAGTGTGCTTGTTGATAAGAGTGTTGGTGGCGTGTTTGTTGGTAACAGCTCTTGCTGGTGTTATGTGAGTtttaggtatttttttttatcagagaCATTAAAGAATGTTTTTGAATTAGTAAGTGATTTAATGGTTAGATTGCTCTTATCTCATCAAAGAGCTCGTGGGCTGGTGCCCAGCCAGAGAGAAGTTGTCTCGGCCTTTTAGCACAGACAAAAGTACATCAGAGCCCGCTTTTACGTAGAAAACCGAGTCAATCGTCATCGTGATaatataagctatcagctttagTCACGATCTGGCTAAGCGAAGTTTTTAACTTGAACTATTTCCAGGCTGTGATCGTGTTCAAGTGTATCCAGTACCAGCCGAAACACGAGACAGATGGTGATATATATGAACCCTGGGCGGACGCCATCTGGTGGCTCATTGTTATAGGGGCGATCATCATGATACCGCTGTGGTTCTGTATTTTCTTCTGTTGGAAGGGAGGTTGCAGGTTTGTTGTCATGTTTccattcttttttttatcattttcactATTTAGTCAAAGCTCGCTATGTCGATGTCATTTGGACCTCCGTTGATACTTCGAGagaacgaacattcgatataaccgaaatgaAAGAAGTGTATAACTGAACCTAACACGAAAAAAAtccacaaaacaaaaacatcgagataacagagttcgacatagcgagtttcgactgtattattATGACGTGACGAATGTTTACAGAAAGGATTTTTTATCCACCAAACATAGTTGTATTATAGTTCCTGTCATCTATTTCTTACAGATATCACACTGAATACATGCTAAACACTAGCCTAGGGATGTCATTTCTCAATATCTGTACTCATTCTCGCTGaggaaatattatatttatttttcacattatcaaGAATGATATAGAGGACAATATTCCACCAATGAGCACCAAAACTTGTATTTCATGGGTGGCGTAGCCAAGactgaaatattcacttttggcGATCCCGAGGTTAATTATATTGCTGTGtgttacactgaaacaaacagttttctttaaattacaTGCCTAAAATTGGAattaaatagaggatatttgtttatttcaatgtaagatcgtattttacttcactcgtgatcatagaaaactatattttcactcgtggcaaatatcattttttatttcaattgtaaatGTCTATATACCATGAGAACAAAtagaataataaatgtatatttctagTCATTTTTGATAGTTGTATGTAAAACACAAGTTTATATATACACCAATGAAGTAGGATATGATAGCCcatgataacttttcatttttgtatatttgcttAACGGTTGATATAAGTGTTATGACTAGTTGACAttcttaacaataaatatattatggcGAATATTTAAACTCTTTTTCAGACATGATATTACGTACGAATCATTTTGTTACTATTTAACTGTTGGTACTGTGTAAGTTGTAATTGTATAAACATAGATTCATAttccttctatttttttctattctgataatgttttattgcatgaaaatacatatcattatgagaatatcaatataaagtttttattcggaactcctcggccattttccatcaaattcAATATTGGACATATGCCGCGGGTATATCAGTACaaatagttcgtaaattttaattaaaagtataattaattgtagtgtttaaactcgtatttattatatcttagtttaaatCGTTTGCCAGTGAAGTGGTTTATTGCTGACTAACTAactaagatttccaagagtaaagtcattaagtctaactgctaaattgaaattactacgcgatctacttgcagcgtaatTAAATGTAAAGTGTTCTGACATATTATGATTGAAATCCTTCCGAATACACCcggggttgttttcgatgaaaaatgagTGAGCAGTTCCGAATGACAAGTTTTGCCAACATCATTAACAGCCCTTTTCCGATTGTTTTAGTGCCCTGGTCGATTCAAACAGTCCGAAAGACAAGTGGGGACCAGCCCTTGAGGAGAATAGGAAGGGGAGATATGCAGTGGATTTATCTGATGTATACAACAAGGATTTATCCTTTGATGCGCCATATAGTAAGCGTTTATTGTTTATGAAGATATTCTTTACAAAAAACTACAGTCAAAGCTCGCTTTTGACCTcggaaaatacttcgagataacgaatattcgatttaaccgaaaaacaagaaatgtgtTGCTAAACTCTTACGAAAACAATttgacataaccagaacatcgaaataacagagttcgacatagcgtgTTTCgattgtatttaaaagacaaaCCATATGATATTTCGTATAGTAAGTGCTGATCGTTTAAGTAGATTTTctttatacagaaaaataatgatgaatttacaaatattttttgtcacttttaacaattcaaaattCTTCgtaattttgcttttttgtcaTTGTGAGTTAATCTGTTACATATTCTTCGCTGTTTCCTTTATCTCTTCcaaatatttctctttttattcATTGATCTTAATATCTTCCAAATTATTTTCGCTTTTTTTACTGTGAGCTTAATCTCTTTTAAATGTTTCGCTTTTTTCTCTATGAGCTTTGACTTCTCCAAATACTTCGCTTTTTTCACTGTGAGATTTGACACTTCCAAATACTTCACTTTTTTTCACCGTGAGCTTTGACTTTTCCAAATGTTTCACTCTTTTCCACTGTGAGTTTTGACACTTTCAAATACCTCACTTTTTTCATGTTAGCTTTGACTTTTCCAAATGTTTCACTCTTTTCCTCTGTGAGTTTGACACTTATTCCCTTTGTTCACTGTGAGTTTTTACACTTCCAAATACTTCCTTTTGTTCACTGTGTGCTTTTACACTTCCAAATACTTCCCTTTGTTCACTGTGTGCTTTTACACTTCCAAATACTTCCCTTTGTTCACTGTGTGCTTTTACACTTCCAAATACTTCCCTTTGTTCACTGTGTGCTTTTACACTTCCAAATACTTCCCTTTGTTCACTGTGAGTTTTTACACTTCCAAATACTTCCCTTTGTTCACTGTGTGCTTTTACACTGTCAAATACTTCACTTTTTCACTGTGAGTTTTTACACTTCCAAATACTGTGAGTTTTTACACTTCCAAATACTTCCCTTTGTTCACTGTGTGCTTTTACACTTCCAAATACTTCCCTTTGTTACTGTGTGCTTTTACACTTCCAAATACTTCCCTTTGTTCACTGTGTGCTTTTACACTTCAAATACTTCCCTTTGTTCACTGTGTGCTTTTACACTTCCAAATACTTCCCTTTGTTCACTGTGCTTTTACACTTCCAAATACTTCCCTTTGTTCACTGTGTGCTTTTACACTTCCAAATACTTCCCTTTGTTCACTGTGTGCTTTTACACTTCCAAATACTTCCCTTTGTTCACTGTGAGTTTTACACTTCCAAATACTTCCTTTTATCACTGTGTGCTTTTACACTTCAAATACTTCCCTTTGTTCACGTGAGTTTTTACACTTCCAATACTTCCTTTGTTCACTGAGTTTTTACACTTCCAAATACTTCACTTTGTTCACTGTGAGTTTTTACACTTCCAAATACTTCCTTTGTTCACTGTGAGTTTTTACACTTCCAAATACTTCCTTTGTTCACTGTGTTTTTACACTTCAAATACTTCACTTTGTTCACTGTGAGTTTTTACACTTCCAAATACTTCACTTTGTTCACTGTGAGTTTTACACTTCCAAATACTTCACTTTGTTCACTGTGAGTTTTTACACTTCCAAATACTTCACTTTGTTCACTGTGAGTTTTTACACTTCCAAATACTTCCCTTTGTTCACTGTTTTTACACTTCCAAATACTTCATTTGTTCACTGTGTGCTTTTACACTTCCAAATACTTCTTTGTTCACTGTGTTTTTACACTTCCAAATACTTCCCTTTGTTCACTGTGCTTTTACTTCCAAATACTTCCCTTTGTTCACTGTGTTACATTCCAAATACTTCCCTTTGTTCACTGTGAGTTTTTGTCC from Mya arenaria isolate MELC-2E11 chromosome 7, ASM2691426v1 carries:
- the LOC128241424 gene encoding sodium- and chloride-dependent glycine transporter 1-like (The sequence of the model RefSeq protein was modified relative to this genomic sequence to represent the inferred CDS: added 199 bases not found in genome assembly): MGGEGKERAKWGSHLEFILTLVGFAVGLGNVWRFPYLCFRNGGGAFLIPYVICLVLMGIPLFYLELSFGQFASLGPVKVWSVNPALKGLGYSMVIVSSLISFYYNVIIAVCLFFLFASMRSKLPWTSCDPEWSTCDCRDDTMNKSDSNPWNYTRDDCLNYTFNRNQTTTPSEEYFYKRVLKLTGSLGETGGISWELTLCLLAAWTIVFLVLTKGIKSLGKVVYVTAIFPYILLTILLIRGLTLEGSGNGVHFYLTPNISMLAEAQVWSDAAVQIFYSLSACSGGLIAMASYNNFNNNVLRDTFLVPIINCGTSFYAGFVIFASLGFMAEQKGVSVGDVAAGGPGLAFIAYPEAIAQMPVAPVWAILFFLMMLMLGFSSQFSIVETVLTGLIDEFPSIAHNKVYTILFRAGFCAFGFFMGLPMVTGAGFHLLDLVDNATGGFPLLFVGFFEIVAVIYIYGFTKFRKDILMMLGTTNTLKMFANGAFYYFAPMWCFFTPLCLLAVIVFKCIQYQPKHETDGDIYEPWADAIWWLIVIGAIIMIPLWFCIFFCWKGGCSALVDSNSPKDKWGPALEENRKGRYAVDLSDVYNKDLSFDAPYTVPSVNGYIDTKITDESKPDRPESDIGYGSTHEPINAYCESTPSDDITETSQKQDGAYDNQGYM